A part of Candidatus Methylomirabilis tolerans genomic DNA contains:
- a CDS encoding GYD domain-containing protein has translation MKFITLAKVSPGAWSRLANDLPASCYEGMKSAYVTYGQYDLMIEWEAKDIDTANKIMKHLAGSGLITSETLVVASTLQEFGKI, from the coding sequence ATGAAGTTCATCACATTAGCCAAGGTCAGTCCGGGGGCATGGTCCAGACTTGCAAACGATCTTCCTGCTTCCTGTTATGAGGGGATGAAGTCGGCGTATGTCACCTATGGCCAATACGATCTCATGATCGAATGGGAGGCCAAAGATATTGATACAGCGAATAAGATTATGAAGCATCTCGCGGGGTCAGGCCTCATCACATCGGAGACGTTAGTCGTCGCCTCTACTCTTCAGGAATTCGGCAAGATCTAG